The genomic stretch GGCGTCGGTGGCCGAAGAGGTCGGCTTCGTAGCTGACGGTAAAGGGCAGCAGGACGTTGTTCTGCGAGATGGGGATGAGGTTTTGCTGGCTGGTGTTGCGCGGGCGGTTGCCGGAGAGGCGCTGGCGCTCGGCGAGGGGCGCGACGCCCATCTGGGGGTAGAGCGAGGAAAGGGCGAGGGTGGTGAGCGCGCGGGCCTGTTCGTAGCGCGCGGCAGCGGAGTGCAAAGTTTCGTTGGCGGCGAGCGCTTTGGTTTCCAGGGCGTTGAGCTCCGCATCCTGAAACACTTTCCACCACTCCCCTTTGGGAATGGCGTCCTTGGGAGCGCCCGGGCGCCAGGGTTGCGGCGCTTGCCACTGCGGGGGAACGGGCACGGCGGCGCGCTGGTATTTCGGTCCCGTCGTGCAGCCGGAGAGTGCGAGAGCGAGAAGGCCAGGGAGGAGAGCGAGGCGAGCGCTCACCGGCGCGCTCCGGCGGGTGCGGGCTGTTGTGGGAGTTCCCTGGTGCGCACTTCCTGGCCGTCTTCGAGCGAGTCCGGAGGATTGAGGACGATCCAGTCGTCCTTGGAAAGGCCCTGCAGGATTTCGAGGGAGGTGCCGTAGTCGCGGCCGATGACGAGCGGGCGGAGATGGACGCGATGCTGGGCGTCGACGGTGACGGCGCGGAGGCCCTCGGAGCGGAAGAGCAGGGCGTTAACGGGAACTTGCAGGCGGGTGCTGGCGGCGCGCACCTGCAGGTGGACCTGAGCGTAGCCGCCGGGGAGCAGCTGGCCCTGGTGGTTGGGAACGTCCACTTCGGTGAGCAGGGTGCGGGATGCCTGGTCGATGGCGTTGGCGGTGCGCACGACGCGGCCTTCGAAGCGCTGCCCGGGAAACTGCGCGAGCTCCAGCCAGGCGGCGAGCCCGGTGCGAATGGAGGCGGCTTCCACCTCCGGAACGGAAAGGTAGACGCGGATGGGATCGATCTGCGCGAGGTAGAAGAGCTCCTGGCGCGTGCCGGTGTTGCCGGCGTTGATCAGCGTGCCCACGTCGACGTTGCGGCGGGTGATCACCCCGCTGAAAGGAGCGTCGATGTGCCCGAAGGACTCCATATCCTGTAGGCGGCGGACGTTGGCGTCTGCGGCGGCGAGGCTGGCCTGTATCTGGGTGTAGTGGCTGGCGCGCTCGTCAGCTTCCTGCTGGGAGACGGAGTCGGATTTGCGCAAGCCGGCCCAGCGCTCGGCGGAGGACTTGGCGAGCTCGAGGTTGGCGGCGATCTCCTGGCGCGCGGCGCGGGCCTGCGAGAGCTCCTGATCGATTTCCGGGGTTTCGATATCGGCGAGGCGCGCGCCCTGCTTCACCCGGCTGCCGATGTCGTGGTACCAGCGCTGGAGGTAGCCGTTGGTGCGGGCATAGATGGGCGACTCGACGTAAGCCTGCAGGTTGCCGGGAAGAACGAGGTCTTCCTGTCCGGCTTGCGCCGTGGCGTGGGTGACGGCGACGGTGGGGATGGCCAGGGTTTCCGTTTCTTTGGCCAGGGCCCGGAATTCCGAGCGGCGCTGCAACAGGCGGAAGGCGCCGGCAACGGCGAGCAGGAGCAGCGCGGCGATAGCCACGGTGAGCAGGCGTCCGGCGCCGGCCTGACTCCCGGAAGAAGCATGTCTGCGAAAACCCTGATTCATTTCCTGTGTCCCCAAACCTCGCGAAAGTGTGTGCATCTGCGCCATGGGCTCAGACCCCCGCCGGTGCCGCAGATGGCGCGCCGGGCCGGTTTCTCTTTTCGCGCCGCCCATGAATGATACTGAAGACGCAAGGCACGAAGAAGAGCGTGGCGACGGTGGCAAAGATCAGGCCGCCGATAACCGCGCGGCCCAGCGGCGCGTTCTGTTCGCCGCCTTCGCCGAGGCCTACGGCCATGGGTACCATGCCGATGATCATGGCCAGAGCGGTCATGAGCACGGGGCGGATGCGGACGAAACCCGCTTCCAGGGCGGCGTCGAAGGCGCTGCGCCCGAGGCGCATCTGCTCGCGCGCGAAGGAGACGAGGAGGATGCTATTGGCGGTGGCCACGCCCATGCACATGATGGCCCCGGTGAGCGAGGGCACATTGAGCGTGGTCTGGGTGAGAAGGAGCATCCACAGGATGCCGGCGAGCGCGCCGGGCAGCGCGGTGATGATGATGAAGGGATCGAGCCAGGACTGGAAATTCACGACGATGAGCAGGTAGATGAGGATGATGGCGCCGAGCAGGCCGAGGCCGAGGCCGGCGAAAGAGGTCTGCATGGTCTGCACCTGGCCGCGGATGGCGATGCCGCTGCCCCGCGGGAGATCCTTTTCCGCGCCCTGCACCAGGCGGGTGACTTCGCCGGAGACGCCGCCGAGGTCGCGGCCGTCCACCGCGGCGTACACGTTGATCATGGGCTGCACGTTGTAGTGAGAGATGGCCGCGGGGCGGGCCACAGCGCTGGTGCGGACGAGATTGCCGAGAATCTGGCTGGGCGCGCTGGCGGCGCGGACGGGAGTGTTCTGCAGGGCCTGGAAGGAGTCCATGCGGTACTGCGGAGTCTGCACGGCGACGTTGTAGCTGACGCCGTTCTTGGGGTCCACCCAGAAGGTCGGGGCGGTCTGAAAACTGGAGCTGAGGGAGACCAGGACGTTCTGGGCGACATCGCGGGCGTTGAGGCCCACGGACTGCAGGCGCGAGCGGTCGAACTCCATGCGCAGGGCGGGCTCATCGAAGGCCTGCTGGACGTGGATATCCACGGCGCCGGGGATGTGGCGCATCTGGTTGGCAAGTTTCTGGGCGGCGGCATAATTGCCGGCCTCGTCCATGCCCACGATCTCCACGTCGATGGGAGCAGGGGTGCCGAAATTGAGGATCTGCGCGACGATATCCGCGGGCTGAAAGAAAAATTGAACCCCGGGAAATTTCCGGGGCAGGATCTGGCGCAACTGCTGGACGTATTCGCGGGTGGGGCGGCCGTGTTCCTTTTGGAGCTGCAGGAGGATTTCGGCGTCTTCGGTGCCGATGGTGCCGCTGCTGCTGTAGACCAGATTGATGCCGCTATAGGGGAGGCCGATGTTGTCGAGGACGGTAACCAGATCGCGCCTGGGGATGTTCTCGCGGATGACGGATTCGACTTCATCGCAGAGACGCGCGGTTTCCTCGATGCGCAGGCCGGTGCGGGTGCGGACGTGCAGGCGAATCAGGCCGGCGTCCACGCCGGGAAAGAAGTCGCGGCCGAGGCCCAGGCCGATGCCCGCGGAGGCGCCGCAAAAAAGGATAAAAATGAGGGCGACAAGAGGCGCGTGATGCAGCGCGGACTCCAGGGAGCGGCGGTAACCCTCGCGGAAGGAGTGGAAGCGGCGCTCGAAGCCCTGCTGGTAGCGGCGAAAGAGGCCGGGGCGGCGGCCGGGTTCGTCGTGCCCCTCGTGGCGGAGCAGGTACATGACCAGAGTGGGCACGAGGGTGCGGGAGAGGATATACGAAGCCAGCATGGCGAAGATGACGGCTTCGGCCAGGGGCACGAAGAGAAATTTGGCCACTCCGGTGAGAAGAAACATGGGCACGAAGACGATGCAGATGCACAGGGTGGAGACGAAAGCGGGAGTGGCGATCTCTTCGGCCCCGGCGAGAATGGACTCGATCAGTTCCTTGCCCATGGCGCTGTGGCGCTCAATGCTTTCGATGGTGACGGTGGCGTCGTCGACGAGAATGCCGACGGCGAGGGCCAGGCCGCCGAGGGTCATGATGTTGATGGTCTGGCCGAGGGCGCTGAGGGCCAGGACGGAGCTGAGGATGGACAGGGGAATGGAGATGGCGATGATGAGCGTACTGCGCCAGCTGCCGAGAAAGAGCAGGATCATGATCGCGGTGAGGCAGGCGGCGATGATGGCTTCGTTGAGCACGCCCTGAACGGCGGCGCGCACGAAAAGGGACTGGTCGAAAAGCTGGGCGATGTGCAGGCCCTCGGGGAAGGATTTGGAGGTCTGCCGCAGGAGGGCGTTGACGCGGGCGACGATGTCCAGAGTGGAGGCGCTGCCCGTCTTGTAGATGCTCATGAGCACGCCGCGCTGCCCGTTAACGCGGACGATGTTGGTTTGCGGGGAAAAACCATCGCGGATGTGCGCGACGTCGCGCATGTAGATGGTGGCGCCGTTCACGGTGCGGATCGGCAGGTCGTTCATTTCGGCGATGGTTTGCGGGCTGCCGTTCATCTCCACGGAGTATTCGAGAGGGCCGATCTTGGCGGTGCCGGAGGGCAGGATAAGGTTCTGTGCGCTGACGGCGTTGACGACGTCCACAGGGGAGAGGCCCTTGGCCTGGAGGGCGGCGGGATCGATGTCCACGGAGATGAGGCGCTGCTTGCCTCCGTAAGGAAAGGGCATGGCGGCGCCCTGGACGGTGGCGAGCTGGGTGCGGATAAAGTTGTTGCCGTAATCAAAGAGCTGCTGCTCGCTCATGGTGTCGCTGGTCATGCCGATCTGCAGGACCGGGACGGTGGAAGCGGAATAAATGATGACCAACGGGGGGGTCGCGCCCGGGGGCAGAAACTTCAGGATGGATTGGGAGATGGCCGTCGTCTGGGCCATGGCGGTCGAAATGTTGGCGCCGGGCTGAAAAAAGATCTTGATGACGGAGGTTCCTGGCAAGGATTGCGATTCGATGTGCTCGACATCGCTGACCAGAACGGTGGTGGCGCGCTCCGACATGTTGGTGATGCGCTGCTCCATCTCCTGAGGAGCGAGGCCGGTGTAGGTCCAGACGACGCTGATGACGGGGATGTTGATGTCGGGGAAAATGTCGGTGGGGGTGCGCTGGAGGGCCACCGGCGCGAGCAGCAGGATGACCAGCGCCAGCACGAGGAACGTGTAGGGGCGGGATAGAGCGATGCGAACGATCCACATAAAGCTTCGAGTCCACCTGTCAGGGGGGCACCGTCCAGCGGCCCACGGCCCGGTATTTCGTTAGATTCGCGGCGCGGCCTCGCGGGTACGGAGTACTTCTGCCATGCGCACCGCTCCCGGCGGCGGCCCAGGCGAATTTTCCGGCGCGTTGCGGCAAGCCGGAGCGAACTGCGCGCGACTATTGTATGCGTGACCGCGAAGCGGTCAACATACGATACCGCGTTTTCGGCTGGAAATTCGACAGGCAGCGTGTGACCCCGCGCCGCGGAAGGGCCGTCCGGGGAAACCCCTGCGAAGATGCGCGGGGAAAAAACCGCGCCCGCGCGGCTGTGCTATGATGTCTCCGGCGTGACCGCACCGCGGTCAGCGCTGTTGTTCTTGCCTCGAGAAGCACGTTCCGGCCTCGCGCTGGAGGTTCCCATGAGCACCAATCGCATTCGTACCCTCGCCATCGTTCTGGGTGTCTTGGTTGTACTACTGCTGCTGCTGCCTTCCCTCATCCCCGTGAATCAATTTCGTTCCACCGTCGAGGAGAAACTTTCCGCCGCGCTGGACCGCAAGGTGCATGTCGGGAATCTAAGTCTTTCGCTCTGGTCCGGCGCCCTGGCGGCCGAGGAGCTGTCTATCGCGGACGATGCGAAGTTCAGCGCCGCGCCGTTTTTGACGGCCAAGGCCCTCAAGGTCAAGGTCGAGGTCATGGCGCTGATTTTCTCGCGTGCGCTGCACATCACCGGTCTGACGATCGAGAAGCCCGAAGTGACGCTGCTGCGCGACGCGGCCGGGCGCTGGAATTTCTCGTCGCTGGGCGGGGCGCCGGCAAAGTCCGAGCCGCGGCGGGCGGCGCAAGCGCCGGCGCAGTCGTCGGATGCCGCCGCGGAACTTCTGGTGCAGAAAATGGAGTTGAAGGACGGGCGGCTGCTGATCGGGACCATGGGGTCGGCGAAGCGCGCCAGCTATGACAATGTGAACGCGGAAGCCTCGGATGTGTCCATGAGCGCGGCGTTTCCGGCGAAGGTGACGGCGAGCCTGCCGGGCGGGGGGAGCTTCAAGCTGGAGGGGCGTGTGGGCCCGCTGAACCCGAACGACGCCTCGCTTTCCCCGGTGGACGCGAAGATTTCCATCGACGGGCTGGACCTGGCTTCGACCGGGGTGATTGATGCCGCGGCGGGGCTTGGCGGAATCCTGGACCTGGATGCCACGCTCACCTCGCAGAAAGGCGAAGTGCAGACCAAAGGCACGATGAAGCTGAAGAAGCTGCTGCTAGTGGCGGGCGGGTCTCCGTCCACGGTTCCCGTTACGCTGGATTTTTCCACGAAATCGGATATGCAGAGAAATACGGGGGTGCTGAACCCCTCGGCGATCAAGGTGGGCAACGCGGCCGCGCGCATCGCAGGAACCTACGAGACGCGCGGAGAAGCCACGGTCGTGAATCTCAAGTTCGCCGGCCAGGACATGCCGGCGCGCGACCTGCAGGGCTTTCTCCCGGCGCTGGGCATCAACCTGCCCAAGGGGGCGTCGCTCTCATCGGGCATGCTCAGCGGGGATCTGAACATTCAGGGGCCGACGAACCGCCTGATCACCTCGGGGACCCTGGGGCTGGCGAATGCCCGGGTGAGCGGGTTCGATCTGGGTTCGAAGCTCGCCGTGATTTCCGCGCTGGCCGGCGTGAAGACGGGATCGGACCTGGACATCGAGAAGCTGACCACGAAAATCCGCATGGCCCCGGACGGGCTGCGCGCCGAGAATTTCAATGCGGTCATCCCCGCGCTGGGCACGCTGGTGGGCGCGGGGACGGTAGACGCGAAGAACAACCTGGACTTCAAAATGCTGGCGACGCTGACGGGCGGGCCGGCAGCCGCTGGTACAACGGGAGGTGCGGGCGCGGCGCCCGCGGGAGGAGCAGCTACGACTGGCGGGGGAGGAGTGGCCGGGATGCTCGGCGCGCTGCTCGGCCCGGCCAAGGGCGGACAGGCGCGGCGCATTCCGTTCCTGATTCAGGGCACGGCCTCCGATCCCAAATTTGTTCCCGATGTGCAGGGGCTGGCCACGGAAATGCTGAAGTCGCAGTTCAGCGGAAGCGGGGCGCAGAAGGACACCCAGCAGCCGGACAGCGGTCCCCTGGGCGGGCTGGGGGAACTGTTTAAGAAGAAAAAGCCGTGAAGAGCGTGAGCCGTGACCCTGGTTGGTGACTTGTAGGCAGGGAGTGCTCGCTGTGCGGGGGCGCGGGTAATCGTTTGCGCGCTTTTTCCTTTGCCGTCTATTCCGGTCCCTTTTTTTCTCCGTGACCTCTGTGACTCGGTGGCTATCCCATCTTGCTTTTTCTGGCGCTGGGGCATCCAATATGAGGCAGAGTTTATGGAGCGAGGTGGGGCATGGCTGAAGCCGTGATTGTTTCCTCGATACGCACGCCGGTGGGCAGGGCGTTCAAGGGCGCGCTGCGCGCGACGCGCCCGGACGATCTTGCCGCGGAAGCCATCAAGGCGGCCCTGGCGCGGGTGCCGGGGCTGGATGCCAAGGAGATCGAGGACGTCATCCTGGGCTGCGCCATGCCCGAGGCCGAGCAGGGGATGAACGTGGCGCGCATCGCTTCGCTGCGCGCGGGCTTGCCTGTCGAGTGTTCGGCGATGACCATCAACCGCTTCTGCTCGTCGGGGCTGCAGGCCATCGCCATCGCGGCGGAACGCATCCGCTGCGGCGCGGCGGAGGTGATCCTCGCGGGCGGCACGGAGTCCATGAGCCTGGTGCCCATGGGCGGGAACAAGATTTCCCCGAATCCCTGGCTGGTGGACAATAATCCGGATTCTTACATCAGCATGGGCCTGGGCACGGAGCATGTCGCCCGGAAGTACGGGATTACGCGCGAGGCGGCGGACAAGTTTTCCTACGCGAGCCACCAGAAGGCCCTGGCCGCGATTGCCGCCGGGAAGTTCAAGGACGAGACCGTGCCCGTGGAAGTGAGGATCACGGCGTGGCCCAGCGGCAACGGCGCCGGAAAAGGGAAGGGCGCGGCCAAGGCGGCGACGCAGACCTTTGTGTTTGACACCGACGACGGCCCGCGCGCGGATACTTCCATGGAAGCGCTGGCCAAGCTGAAGGCCGCGTTTCACGTGCAGGGCACGGTGACAGCAGGGAACAGCTCGCAGATGAGCGACGGTGCGGCGGCGGCGGTGGTGATGAGCGAGGCGCGCGCCAAGGCGCTGGGGCTGAAGCCGCTGGCGCGCTTTGTGTCGTTCGCCACGGCAGGGTGCCCGCCGGAGGAGTTCGGCGTCGGGCCGGTCTATGCGATCCCCAAGGCGCTGAAGCTGGCGGGGCTGAAGCTGGACGACATCGCGGTGATCGAGCTGAACGAAGCCTTCGCGGCGCAGTCGCTGGCGGTGATCCAACAGGCGGGGCTCGATCCGGCGCGGGTCAATCCCAACGGCGGCGCGATCGCTTTGGGCCATCCGCTCGGCTGCACCGGAGCGAAGCTGACGGCTTCGATCATCCGCGAGTTGCAGAGGCGCAATGCGCGCTACGGTCTGGTGACCATGTGCATCGGCGGCGGCATGGGCGCCGCGGGCATCCTCGAGCGGGTGTCGTAGGATGCGCTCCACGAAATCAGCCTGGTTCCTTGCAACGATTCTGTTGCTTTGCGGCGGGATGCTGCGCGGGCAGGCGCCGGCCGCGCCACCTGCTGCGGCGCCGCAGGCGGTTCCAGTGCGGGGCGAGCCGCGGCATCACCTGGCGTTTGAAAACGGCTACGTGCGGGTGTTCGCGGTGGAGGTGGCGCCGCACGACGCCACGCTGCTGCACGAGCACGCTCTCGACTATGTCTACGTCACGCTGGGCACGGCGGACATCGTCAACGCAGTTTTCGGCAAGCCGGAGGTCCATGCGCAGTTGAAGGACGGGGAGGTGCACTTCGCGCGCGGGGGATTCGCGCATGTGGCGCGCAACCTGAGCGACCTGCCCTTCCGCAATCTCACCATTGAGTTCTTGAAGCCCCAGGGCGAGGTGCACAACCTCTGCGAGAAAATCGTGCCCGGCGACGCGGGGCCGTGCGAGAAAGTCCAGGGGAAAGGCCATGTGACCACGCCGCTGATGGAGACGGCGGAAATGCGCATCGAGTTGGTTCGGCTGGACCCGCAAGCGCAGAAGATCGAAATGGCGCCCGGCACAGGAACCCTGGTGGCCGCGCTGGAACAGGCCGGTATCGAAGTGGAATCCGAGGGGCAGCCGCCGGCGAGCATCGCCACCGGGGGACTCTTGTGGCTTCCGGCCGGGTCGCGGCAAGTTTTCTCCAATCTTCGCAACACGCCTGCAAATTTTCTGCGGATCGCTTTCAAGGACAGCGGGGCGCAGGAAACAACCGTGCACTGAGGATTTCCCCCGGCCTTCCGGAGTTTTTCCCGGTGATATACCGTGTGGCAAACCTGTACTGCACGGCGTTTGCCGGGCGGGCAGACCCGGGAGTAAGATACCTTCCCAGCGGGCTCCTCGCACCCGCTTGGCACGCACGCGGCCTGGCCGCGTACCAGTTCACCACGCGCACCCGGAGGCAATCATGGCCACACCTACTCTGACGAAACCCGCAGCCAAAGGGGGGAGTTTCCTGCTGGAGGCGGCGCGGCCCGAAGACGTATTCACGCCGGCGGATTTCACGGACGATCAGAAGCTGATCGGGCAGACGGCTGAGGAGTTTGTGACCAAGGAAGTGCTGCCGCGGGCGAAGGAGCTGGAAGAGAAGAAGCCCGGCCTGATGGTCGAGATGATGAAGAAGGCGGGCGAACTGGGCCTGCTGGGCGGGGGCGTGCCGGAGGCTTACGGCGGCGGAGGGCTGGACAAGGTGGCCACGACGCTGCTGACGGAAAAGATTTCGGTGTATGGCGGATTTGCGACCACGTTTGGCGCGCAGACCGGCATCGGCACGCTGCCCATCGTCTATTTCGGAACGGAAGAGCAGAAGAAAAAGTACTTGCCGAAGATCGCCAGCGGGGAATGGATTTCGGCCTATTGCCTGTCCGAGCCGCAGGCCGGCTCCGACGCGCAGAACCTGCTGACGCGCGCGGAGCTTTCCCCGGACGGGAAGAACTGGATCCTGAACGGGCAGAAGATGTGGATCACCAACGGCGGCTTCGCCGATGTGTACATCATTTTTGCCAAGGTAAACGGCGAGAAGCTTTCGGCGTTCATCGTCGAGCGCACTTTCCCCGGCTGCAAGCCCGGCAACGAAGAGCACAAGATGGGCATTCACGGCAGCTCGACGACGCCGGTGTTCCTGGAAAACTGCCAGGTGCCCAAGGAAAACCTGCTCTATGAGATCGGGCGCGGGCACATCGTGGCCTTCAATATTCTGAATTCGGGGCGCTTCACGCTGGGCGTGTCCTGCGTGGGCGGGGCCAAGCTGGTCATTGCGAACGCATCGAAGTACACCAAGGAGCGCAAGGCCTTCGGCAAATCCATCGGCGAATTCGGGCTGATGAAGGAGAAACTGGCGGAGATGGCTATCCGCATCTACGCGATGGATTCCGTGGTTTACCGCATCGCGGGGATCATCGAAGCGGCCATGGCGGCGGCCGAGGGCAGCGGCGACAAGACCCAGCAGATGATGAAGGTGCTGGAGGAGTACGCGCTGGAATGCTCGATCGCCAAGATCGCCGGCAGCGAGATGCTGGATTACGTGGTGGACGAGGGCGTGCAGATTTTCGGCGGCTACGGCTTTCATGAAGATTATTCCGTGTGCCGGGCCTATCGCGACAGCCGCGTCAACCGTATTTTCGAGGGCACCAACGAGATCAACCGCATGCTCATCATCCAGATGCTGATGAAGCGCGCCATGGGCGGGCAACTGCCGCTGATCCCCGCGGCCATGAAGCTGGCGGACGAGATTCTGGCCGGACCGTCGATGGAAGAGGCGCCGGAGGGCGTACTGGCCGAGGAGGCGCGCGTCGTCGCCAATGCCAAGAAGATGTTCCTACAGGGGGCGGGCGGGGCAGTGCAGAAGTACCGGGAGAAGCTGGCCGACGAGCAGGAGCTGATTGCGGCGCTGGCCAATATCGTGATGGAGATTTACGCCATGGAGTCCTCGCTGCTGCGCGCACAGAAAGCCGCCGCGGCCAGGGGCGAATCCGCCGCGCAAGCGATGATCGCGGCGGCGCGGGTGTTCATCGCCGACGCCGCGGAACGCGTGGAGCACGAAGCGCGCCGCGCGCTGGCCGCGGTGCACGAAGGCGACATGCTCACCACGCAGATGGCCGTCCTCAAGCGCTTCGCCAAGCGCCCCGCCGTGGATACCATCGCGCTGCGCCGCGTGGTGGCCGCCGCCGTGCAGGCCCAGGACCGCTATCCGTTCGAGGGCAAGTAAGAAAGTTGACCGCTTCGGGGTCACGCCTACGGAAGATTAGCCACAGAGACGCAGAGCCACGGAGTTCAAAGAGGAAGCCCAGGAAACAACGGGCTTCCTCTTTTTGTTTGTGCCGGTACCGTAGCCAGCGGCTGGCAGCGCCGCAAATTCGTCAGCGTCAGGCGGAAGCGCTGGCCAGGGCTTCGAGTTTCTTGATTTGGGTGTCGCCGCCGATGACGATGAGGTTGTCGTTGGGGCGGATGGGGGTATCGGGGGCGGGGTTGAAGAGCATGGCGCCGTCGGCGGGCTTCAAGCCGAGGATGATGACGCCGGCCTGCTCGCGGATCCGGGCATCGGCGAGGGTTTTGCCGACCAGCGCGGACTTGGGGCGAATCTCGACCTCGCTGATTTCCACGTCCAGGCGCTCGGTGCCGAAAGCGGCGTCTATGAAATCGAGGACGTTGGGGCGCAGCAGAAGCTGGGCGATGCGGTGGCCGACGAAGTAGTAGGGAGAAATGACCTGGGAGGCGCCGGCGCGCAGCAGCTTGGAGGTGGCTTCTTCTTCGCTGGCCCGGGCGATGATCTTGAGGTCGGAGCGGAAGCCGCGCGCGGTCAGGACGATATAGAGATTTTCGGCGTCGGAGCTGACGGCGGCGACAAAGCCCTGCGCGCGGTCGATATGCGCCTGCTTGAGGTTTTCTTCCGAGGAAGCGTTTCCGACGATCACGGGGATCTTTTCGTTGATGGCCCACTGCGCGCGGTTGGCATCGCGCTCGATGAAGATGCAGCTCTGCCCGCGGGTGAGCAGTTCCCGCGCCACGGTGCGCCCCACGCGCCCGGCGCCGCAGATGATGTAGTGGCCCTTGAGCTTGGCGATTTCCCGTTCCATGCGGCGGCGCCCGAAAACCTTTCCGAACTCGAATTCTAGCAACGCCTGGGTGAAGGTGGCAATCGTGAAGCCGCCGGCAATCACGGAGGCCACGATGAGGAAGCTGTTGAAGACCCGGCCGGCATGGGAGAGCGGGTGGATCTCACCGTAGCCGACGGTGGTCATGGTGGTCAGGGTCATGTAGAAGGCGTCGAACCAGGGCCAGCCTTCGAGGTAGTGGAAGCCGGCGCAGCCGCTGAAGACCACCAAAGCGAGGAGAATCAAGACCAGGCTGATGCGGTTGCGGAGGCTCATCGGGTCACCGGAGATGGCCAGGCATGGTGTTCCGCGGAGAAGGGAAAGTCAAGATGAGGGAAAGAAAGTGCCGGGAGGCGGGCGAAGGATTTGCGCCAAGAGAATAGGCCGGAGTGCGCAACAAAGCGGGAGACTCGGCGAACTTTCGCGCGTCCTTCCCGGGTCATTCCTTCGGCGATCTTCAGGCTGCGGTGCGTTCTTGATTGACGCGGTTTGTGCGCCTGTGTTAGAAACGGCACGATGGTTCTCCGCGCTGCTCGTGTGTAAGCAGCTCATTCCGCTGGGGCTATGGCCGACGATCCAAAGGAACAAAAACCACCTGTAAGTTCTGCGGGCGAACAACCCGTGGCGCCGAGTGCTGCCCCGGCACCACCCAAATCGGCCGCACCGCCCGCGCCCAAAGCCCCGCCCGTGGGCCCCGCCCCGCTCGAAAATGACCTGGTGCAGCGCTACCGCGCGCGGTTTGGCGATGCCCTTCGCGAAGCCGTGGAAGACCGCAAGCAGGCCATCCTGGTGGTGGAGCGTGAGCGCCTGGCGGAGATCGCCCGCTATACCCGCGACGAAGAAAAATTCGATCTGCTCAGCGACCTGACGGCGGTGGACTGGCCGAAGCGCGAGAAGCGCTTCGACGTGGTGCTGAACCTCTATTCGTTCGCGCACAACACGCGGCTGCGCCTCAAGGTGCAGGCGGGCGCGGATGAAAGCGTGGCCAGCGTGAGCGGGGTGTGGGCCACGGCGAACTGGCTGGAGCGCGAAGTCTATGACATGTTCGGGATCGACTTTGCCGGGCACCCGAACCTCAAGCGTATCCTGCTGCCGGAGGAGTGGCAGGGCTTTCCGCTGCGCAAGGATTACGACATTTTGACGCAGGATCAGGCGTGGGTGCGGGAGAATTTGGGGATTGAGAGCGGGCAGTAGCGGAAGAAGGGTCGAAGAGCCAGAGAGTGGAGAACACGCTAAAAGCCGGACCGGGGACGCTGCTGGGGGCGGACGAGCTCATTCTGA from Terriglobia bacterium encodes the following:
- a CDS encoding efflux RND transporter periplasmic adaptor subunit — its product is MNQGFRRHASSGSQAGAGRLLTVAIAALLLLAVAGAFRLLQRRSEFRALAKETETLAIPTVAVTHATAQAGQEDLVLPGNLQAYVESPIYARTNGYLQRWYHDIGSRVKQGARLADIETPEIDQELSQARAARQEIAANLELAKSSAERWAGLRKSDSVSQQEADERASHYTQIQASLAAADANVRRLQDMESFGHIDAPFSGVITRRNVDVGTLINAGNTGTRQELFYLAQIDPIRVYLSVPEVEAASIRTGLAAWLELAQFPGQRFEGRVVRTANAIDQASRTLLTEVDVPNHQGQLLPGGYAQVHLQVRAASTRLQVPVNALLFRSEGLRAVTVDAQHRVHLRPLVIGRDYGTSLEILQGLSKDDWIVLNPPDSLEDGQEVRTRELPQQPAPAGARR
- a CDS encoding efflux RND transporter permease subunit; the protein is MWIVRIALSRPYTFLVLALVILLLAPVALQRTPTDIFPDINIPVISVVWTYTGLAPQEMEQRITNMSERATTVLVSDVEHIESQSLPGTSVIKIFFQPGANISTAMAQTTAISQSILKFLPPGATPPLVIIYSASTVPVLQIGMTSDTMSEQQLFDYGNNFIRTQLATVQGAAMPFPYGGKQRLISVDIDPAALQAKGLSPVDVVNAVSAQNLILPSGTAKIGPLEYSVEMNGSPQTIAEMNDLPIRTVNGATIYMRDVAHIRDGFSPQTNIVRVNGQRGVLMSIYKTGSASTLDIVARVNALLRQTSKSFPEGLHIAQLFDQSLFVRAAVQGVLNEAIIAACLTAIMILLFLGSWRSTLIIAISIPLSILSSVLALSALGQTINIMTLGGLALAVGILVDDATVTIESIERHSAMGKELIESILAGAEEIATPAFVSTLCICIVFVPMFLLTGVAKFLFVPLAEAVIFAMLASYILSRTLVPTLVMYLLRHEGHDEPGRRPGLFRRYQQGFERRFHSFREGYRRSLESALHHAPLVALIFILFCGASAGIGLGLGRDFFPGVDAGLIRLHVRTRTGLRIEETARLCDEVESVIRENIPRRDLVTVLDNIGLPYSGINLVYSSSGTIGTEDAEILLQLQKEHGRPTREYVQQLRQILPRKFPGVQFFFQPADIVAQILNFGTPAPIDVEIVGMDEAGNYAAAQKLANQMRHIPGAVDIHVQQAFDEPALRMEFDRSRLQSVGLNARDVAQNVLVSLSSSFQTAPTFWVDPKNGVSYNVAVQTPQYRMDSFQALQNTPVRAASAPSQILGNLVRTSAVARPAAISHYNVQPMINVYAAVDGRDLGGVSGEVTRLVQGAEKDLPRGSGIAIRGQVQTMQTSFAGLGLGLLGAIILIYLLIVVNFQSWLDPFIIITALPGALAGILWMLLLTQTTLNVPSLTGAIMCMGVATANSILLVSFAREQMRLGRSAFDAALEAGFVRIRPVLMTALAMIIGMVPMAVGLGEGGEQNAPLGRAVIGGLIFATVATLFFVPCVFSIIHGRREKRNRPGAPSAAPAGV
- a CDS encoding AsmA family protein, with protein sequence MSTNRIRTLAIVLGVLVVLLLLLPSLIPVNQFRSTVEEKLSAALDRKVHVGNLSLSLWSGALAAEELSIADDAKFSAAPFLTAKALKVKVEVMALIFSRALHITGLTIEKPEVTLLRDAAGRWNFSSLGGAPAKSEPRRAAQAPAQSSDAAAELLVQKMELKDGRLLIGTMGSAKRASYDNVNAEASDVSMSAAFPAKVTASLPGGGSFKLEGRVGPLNPNDASLSPVDAKISIDGLDLASTGVIDAAAGLGGILDLDATLTSQKGEVQTKGTMKLKKLLLVAGGSPSTVPVTLDFSTKSDMQRNTGVLNPSAIKVGNAAARIAGTYETRGEATVVNLKFAGQDMPARDLQGFLPALGINLPKGASLSSGMLSGDLNIQGPTNRLITSGTLGLANARVSGFDLGSKLAVISALAGVKTGSDLDIEKLTTKIRMAPDGLRAENFNAVIPALGTLVGAGTVDAKNNLDFKMLATLTGGPAAAGTTGGAGAAPAGGAATTGGGGVAGMLGALLGPAKGGQARRIPFLIQGTASDPKFVPDVQGLATEMLKSQFSGSGAQKDTQQPDSGPLGGLGELFKKKKP
- a CDS encoding acetyl-CoA C-acyltransferase; the encoded protein is MAEAVIVSSIRTPVGRAFKGALRATRPDDLAAEAIKAALARVPGLDAKEIEDVILGCAMPEAEQGMNVARIASLRAGLPVECSAMTINRFCSSGLQAIAIAAERIRCGAAEVILAGGTESMSLVPMGGNKISPNPWLVDNNPDSYISMGLGTEHVARKYGITREAADKFSYASHQKALAAIAAGKFKDETVPVEVRITAWPSGNGAGKGKGAAKAATQTFVFDTDDGPRADTSMEALAKLKAAFHVQGTVTAGNSSQMSDGAAAAVVMSEARAKALGLKPLARFVSFATAGCPPEEFGVGPVYAIPKALKLAGLKLDDIAVIELNEAFAAQSLAVIQQAGLDPARVNPNGGAIALGHPLGCTGAKLTASIIRELQRRNARYGLVTMCIGGGMGAAGILERVS